In Phormidium yuhuli AB48, one genomic interval encodes:
- a CDS encoding ferredoxin, translated as MTDAPNPQQQGSQDRSGLEPELGGVLREYPERSGFEPELGGALREKGVYVDEVTCIGCKHCAHVARNTFYIEPDYGRARVINQDGEPEEVIQEAIDTCPVNCIHWVEYEQLKELEAERRHQVIPIAGFPVTRGAIVSAQRRKRQQETSS; from the coding sequence ATGACGGATGCCCCCAACCCACAACAGCAGGGATCTCAAGACCGCTCCGGTTTAGAACCGGAACTCGGCGGAGTGCTACGGGAGTACCCGGAGCGGTCTGGATTTGAGCCAGAGTTAGGTGGGGCGCTCCGTGAAAAGGGCGTTTATGTAGACGAAGTCACCTGTATTGGCTGTAAACATTGCGCCCATGTTGCCCGCAATACCTTCTATATTGAGCCAGACTACGGACGCGCACGGGTCATCAATCAAGATGGCGAGCCGGAAGAGGTCATCCAGGAGGCGATTGATACCTGTCCGGTGAATTGTATTCACTGGGTCGAGTATGAGCAGTTAAAAGAACTCGAAGCGGAACGCCGCCATCAGGTCATTCCCATTGCCGGGTTCCCCGTCACTCGCGGGGCGATCGTCTCAGCCCAACGGCGCAAACGTCAACAAGAGACCTCATCTTAA
- a CDS encoding DUF1257 domain-containing protein — translation MSHFSHIKTQIRDLNALQQALTELKLDWKAGPKDVRGYRGQVHQAAVVVEQDNGYDIGFSWNGQAYDLVADLQFWNQPIPVERFLSKITQQYAFQTVMQETAKQGFQVSEHQTQKDGSIRLVLQRWS, via the coding sequence ATGTCTCACTTTAGCCATATCAAAACCCAAATCCGTGACCTCAATGCCTTACAACAGGCTCTAACGGAACTCAAACTTGATTGGAAGGCGGGCCCGAAAGATGTTCGAGGCTATCGAGGTCAGGTTCATCAAGCGGCGGTGGTCGTTGAACAGGACAACGGCTACGACATTGGCTTTAGCTGGAACGGTCAAGCCTACGACCTGGTGGCCGACCTCCAGTTCTGGAATCAACCCATCCCTGTGGAGCGGTTTTTGAGCAAAATCACTCAACAGTACGCCTTCCAAACGGTGATGCAGGAAACAGCGAAACAAGGATTCCAAGTTTCTGAACATCAAACTCAAAAAGATGGTTCAATCCGTCTCGTGTTGCAACGTTGGAGTTAA
- a CDS encoding AI-2E family transporter, protein MTKRLISLSLPNIIVIAVVVLALFVLWQLQSLMLILMISVVLAASIAPVVDFSERILRLPRWLATILTYVSLISILTGVVLIIGPAVFDQIQRLLRQLPKLSEEVLSAVELAIMHVTDARPELVLELFDTQSITRWVIGSSQQLVLRSYSITRGILGAAFSLILALFISGYMVADSRKLVRSVVQLFPQPWEDRLADQSKIVGQRMGGYIRGRVLVSIILAVATSTVLTILGLQDFALGLGAIAGVTNLIPFVGPILGAIPALIVAIAQGGWLVLWVLLLFVIIQNLETYVLDPLLVGNSVGVHPLFQLLSVLGGAQVLGIIGALIVPPWFAGASALVENLYLRPKRIAEAQRESAAIAVSATPVSSHSQ, encoded by the coding sequence ATGACCAAGCGATTGATTTCGCTATCTCTACCGAACATCATTGTGATTGCGGTTGTTGTCCTAGCACTGTTTGTGTTGTGGCAACTGCAAAGTCTGATGTTGATTTTAATGATCTCCGTCGTTTTGGCCGCCTCCATAGCTCCAGTGGTTGACTTTAGCGAGCGGATACTACGGCTTCCTCGTTGGCTGGCCACGATTTTGACGTACGTGAGTCTGATCTCGATCCTGACGGGTGTGGTCTTGATTATTGGGCCAGCCGTCTTTGACCAGATTCAGCGTTTGCTCAGACAGTTGCCGAAACTCTCGGAAGAGGTGTTGTCGGCGGTTGAGTTAGCGATTATGCACGTGACTGATGCTCGTCCGGAGTTGGTCTTAGAACTGTTTGATACTCAGTCCATTACGCGCTGGGTAATTGGCTCCTCTCAACAACTGGTTCTGCGCTCTTACAGCATTACCCGAGGAATTCTTGGGGCAGCCTTTAGTTTGATTCTGGCTCTGTTTATTTCCGGCTATATGGTGGCAGATAGTCGCAAGCTGGTTCGCAGTGTGGTGCAATTATTCCCTCAACCCTGGGAAGACCGACTGGCAGATCAGTCTAAAATCGTCGGACAACGGATGGGAGGCTATATTCGTGGCCGAGTCCTGGTCTCGATTATTCTGGCTGTGGCGACCTCAACAGTATTAACGATTTTGGGTTTGCAAGATTTTGCCTTGGGGTTGGGGGCGATCGCCGGGGTGACGAACCTCATTCCCTTTGTGGGCCCAATTCTCGGGGCGATTCCGGCCCTAATTGTGGCGATCGCTCAAGGGGGATGGCTCGTGCTGTGGGTGTTACTCCTGTTTGTGATTATTCAAAATCTGGAAACCTATGTCTTAGATCCGCTTCTGGTGGGCAATTCGGTGGGAGTCCATCCTCTGTTTCAACTGCTCTCTGTGTTGGGTGGGGCCCAAGTTCTGGGCATTATTGGCGCCTTGATTGTTCCCCCCTGGTTTGCTGGGGCCTCAGCATTGGTGGAAAATCTGTATTTACGGCCAAAACGTATTGCAGAAGCTCAACGTGAAAGTGCGGCGATCGCCGTTTCAGCAACTCCAGTTTCTAGTCATAGCCAATAG
- a CDS encoding NAD-dependent epimerase/dehydratase family protein: protein MSIVLVTGSAGLIGSESVRFFCEKGFTVVGIDNNLRQSFFGEGASTLWNRDRLQEKYGDQYIHHNSDIRDRTAMEQLFQTYNREIRLIIHTAAQPSHDWAARDPFTDFTVNANGTLTLLEQTRQHCPEAVFIFCSTNKVYGDNPNQLPLVELERRWEIAEDHPFYEGIDESMSIDHCKHSLFGASKVAADVLVQEYGRYFDMKTACFRGGCLTGPSHSGAELHGFLSYLMKCTVTGTPYKVYGYKGKQVRDNIHSYDLVNAFYHFYQNPRVAETYNIGGGRESNCSMLEAIAQCEEIAEKPLNWEYQESNRSGDHIWWIGNLGRFKSHYPQWELTYGVPEILKEIYSQNLDRW from the coding sequence ATGTCTATTGTCTTAGTGACTGGCTCGGCTGGCTTGATTGGCTCGGAGTCAGTTCGTTTTTTTTGTGAGAAAGGCTTTACCGTGGTTGGGATTGACAACAATCTGCGGCAGTCATTTTTCGGAGAGGGTGCCTCAACCCTGTGGAATCGCGATCGCCTACAGGAGAAATATGGCGACCAGTATATCCATCACAACAGTGATATTCGCGATCGCACTGCCATGGAGCAGCTCTTTCAAACCTATAATCGCGAGATTCGCCTCATTATCCATACCGCGGCCCAACCCTCCCATGACTGGGCCGCACGAGATCCCTTCACGGATTTTACCGTCAACGCCAATGGCACCCTAACTCTCCTCGAACAGACCCGCCAGCATTGTCCCGAGGCGGTCTTTATCTTCTGTTCCACCAATAAAGTCTACGGCGATAACCCCAACCAGTTGCCCCTGGTGGAACTCGAACGCCGCTGGGAGATTGCCGAAGACCACCCCTTCTATGAAGGGATTGACGAGTCGATGAGTATCGACCATTGTAAACATTCCCTCTTTGGGGCCTCTAAAGTGGCGGCGGATGTCTTGGTGCAGGAATATGGCCGCTACTTTGATATGAAAACCGCCTGTTTCCGGGGCGGATGTCTCACAGGCCCAAGTCATTCGGGGGCTGAATTACATGGATTCCTCTCCTACTTAATGAAATGTACTGTCACCGGAACCCCCTATAAGGTCTATGGCTATAAGGGAAAACAGGTGCGGGACAACATTCACAGCTACGACTTAGTGAACGCCTTTTACCACTTCTACCAAAACCCCCGAGTGGCGGAAACCTATAACATTGGTGGGGGCCGGGAGAGTAACTGTTCTATGCTAGAGGCGATCGCCCAATGTGAGGAAATTGCCGAAAAACCCCTGAACTGGGAGTATCAAGAGAGCAATCGTAGTGGCGACCATATCTGGTGGATTGGTAATCTCGGTCGCTTTAAGTCCCATTATCCCCAGTGGGAGTTGACCTACGGCGTTCCAGAAATCCTCAAAGAAATTTACAGTCAAAACCTCGATCGCTGGTAA
- a CDS encoding class I SAM-dependent methyltransferase yields the protein MLAKELQQEYQRRFVNIAKYRRRVWRVLVKSYFQGKVGQNQDILDLGCGWGEFINEVQAKSKYAMDLNPDAAEYLNPEITFLHQDCSQAWDIADNALDVVFTSNFLEHLFSKESLSQTLSEAYRCVKPGGKIICLGPNLRYTGGAYWDFFDHHLPLTNASMSEILELKGFVVNTCIPQFLPYTMANGRQLPLWTVSVYLSLPLVWKILGKQFLVIASKPKP from the coding sequence ATGTTAGCGAAAGAACTCCAACAGGAATATCAACGCCGATTTGTCAACATTGCCAAGTACCGTCGTCGAGTTTGGCGTGTTCTGGTGAAATCCTACTTTCAAGGGAAAGTGGGTCAGAATCAAGATATTCTGGATCTCGGCTGTGGTTGGGGAGAATTTATCAATGAGGTTCAGGCCAAGAGCAAGTATGCCATGGATCTCAACCCTGATGCAGCCGAGTATCTCAACCCAGAGATTACGTTTTTGCATCAAGACTGTTCTCAAGCTTGGGACATTGCGGATAACGCCTTGGATGTGGTGTTTACCAGTAATTTCCTAGAACACCTCTTTTCTAAAGAAAGTCTGAGTCAAACCCTCTCAGAAGCCTATCGCTGTGTCAAGCCGGGGGGCAAAATTATCTGTTTGGGACCCAACTTACGCTACACCGGAGGAGCCTACTGGGATTTCTTTGACCATCATTTGCCCCTAACCAATGCCTCAATGTCAGAAATTCTGGAACTGAAAGGATTTGTAGTCAATACCTGCATTCCTCAGTTCCTGCCTTACACCATGGCCAATGGACGACAACTCCCTCTCTGGACAGTATCGGTATACTTATCTCTTCCTCTCGTCTGGAAAATCTTAGGGAAGCAATTTTTGGTCATTGCTTCCAAGCCTAAGCCTTAA
- a CDS encoding class I SAM-dependent methyltransferase yields the protein MATFLRELSYRHQWLYDSISRTAALSVGGEDRFRTLAFKDLEIHVDTAILDLCCGSGQTTEYLVRASDAVIGLDASPRSIERAQANVPQAQYVQAFAQDLPFEDNHFDLVHTSAALHEMTPDTLNRIIWEVFRVLKPGGIFALADFHKPTNLAFWLGLAPFFWLFETETAWQFVEIDLLGLLSAVGFQRCDRQLHAGGSLQIIRGHK from the coding sequence ATGGCAACTTTTCTGCGTGAGCTGAGCTACCGACATCAATGGCTCTATGACAGTATTTCCCGAACAGCCGCCTTAAGCGTCGGTGGGGAAGACCGCTTCCGCACGTTAGCGTTTAAAGACTTAGAGATTCACGTCGATACGGCTATTTTAGATCTCTGTTGCGGCAGTGGACAGACCACTGAGTATTTAGTACGGGCTTCTGATGCGGTGATTGGTTTGGATGCTTCCCCTCGCTCCATCGAACGGGCCCAGGCGAATGTCCCCCAAGCCCAGTATGTCCAAGCCTTTGCCCAAGACCTCCCCTTTGAGGATAATCACTTCGATCTCGTTCATACTAGCGCCGCCTTACATGAGATGACCCCCGACACCCTTAATCGGATTATTTGGGAAGTCTTTCGTGTCCTTAAACCTGGGGGAATTTTTGCCCTTGCTGATTTCCATAAACCGACTAATCTGGCATTTTGGTTGGGACTAGCGCCCTTTTTCTGGCTTTTTGAAACGGAGACGGCTTGGCAGTTTGTTGAGATTGACCTTCTAGGCTTATTATCCGCTGTTGGCTTTCAGCGATGCGATCGTCAACTCCATGCCGGCGGGAGTTTGCAGATTATTCGGGGGCATAAATAA
- a CDS encoding phosphoribosyltransferase, which produces MSTPIFRDRLDAGRHLAELLRAYDQRPEVLVLGLPRGGVPVAAVVAKVLQVELDICLVRKLGVPGNPELAMGAVGWGGQITRNPHVLESSRITPEAFAAVVAQERQELQRRERCYRCDRPPLQVRDRTVILIDDGVATGATMLAAIASLESQGPSQLIVAVPLASTLTVETLAERVDEVICAATPHPFRYLGLWYQEFAPTSDEEVCQLLEASSSSSDFASGLEFDS; this is translated from the coding sequence ATGAGTACTCCCATCTTTCGCGATCGCCTGGACGCAGGACGACATTTAGCCGAGTTGTTACGGGCTTATGACCAACGGCCGGAGGTCTTAGTCCTAGGATTGCCCCGAGGGGGGGTTCCCGTGGCCGCAGTGGTGGCGAAAGTCCTCCAGGTTGAGTTGGATATCTGTTTGGTTCGTAAATTGGGGGTTCCTGGAAATCCTGAGTTGGCTATGGGCGCCGTGGGCTGGGGGGGACAGATTACCCGTAATCCTCATGTCTTGGAGTCGTCCCGGATTACCCCTGAGGCCTTCGCAGCCGTTGTCGCCCAAGAACGTCAGGAGTTACAACGTCGAGAACGCTGCTATCGGTGCGATCGCCCTCCCCTGCAAGTTCGCGATCGCACCGTCATTCTCATTGATGATGGAGTAGCGACCGGGGCCACCATGCTCGCGGCGATCGCCAGTCTGGAGTCTCAGGGCCCCAGCCAGCTCATTGTGGCAGTTCCCTTAGCCTCAACCTTAACTGTGGAGACCTTGGCTGAGCGAGTTGATGAGGTGATCTGTGCAGCAACGCCTCATCCCTTCCGCTATTTAGGACTCTGGTACCAAGAGTTTGCCCCAACCTCAGATGAGGAAGTCTGTCAGTTGCTCGAAGCCTCATCCTCTTCTTCAGACTTCGCCTCCGGCTTAGAATTTGACAGTTGA
- a CDS encoding ankyrin repeat domain-containing protein — protein MTPSSPHDPLLDAAKQNDLEAVEQCLKQQSDPNSCDRQGTTALMFAASRGAVHLIQRLLQAGARVDQQRETFGVTALMLAAANHQREAVVALLDAKADVNLCNEDGSTALMAAVLKGDTAIAHLLLDAGADVNHRDQQGDTPLHLAFQHNYPPLMETLLKVGADPDTRAPDGTPILVRAAERGHGAIVEQLINAGASVDTSNADGATALTLAAEAGHTAIVQHLLKAGANPNHRNQDGSTPLMVAAATNDLTMAAQLLDAGALLEAEDAEGETALNWAVVEGQTAMVELLLQRGAIAERTNRLGDTPLFVGVLQQHLETVRLLLEAGADVNSGPPQDSPLLVATAQQNIAMVRLLLQAGADLLVQDGHGQTPLHLAARHNNSDLLALLLADDSPCDPLDETGSTPLMWAAHFGHLAAMRSLLGAGANPDLKNNGGHTALSIAEYNHNHGAVEILKQHPSTHQ, from the coding sequence TTGACACCATCCTCCCCCCACGACCCACTCCTCGACGCTGCTAAACAGAACGACCTTGAGGCAGTAGAGCAATGCCTCAAGCAGCAGAGCGACCCCAATAGTTGCGATCGCCAGGGTACAACCGCGCTGATGTTTGCCGCTTCCCGAGGAGCTGTTCACCTAATCCAGAGACTCCTTCAGGCTGGAGCCAGGGTTGATCAACAGCGAGAAACCTTTGGGGTGACGGCCTTAATGTTAGCAGCCGCGAACCATCAACGAGAGGCCGTTGTGGCTCTCTTAGATGCTAAGGCCGATGTGAATCTCTGTAATGAAGACGGAAGTACTGCCCTCATGGCAGCTGTCCTCAAAGGAGACACGGCGATCGCCCATCTGCTTCTCGACGCGGGGGCTGATGTAAACCACCGAGATCAGCAAGGGGATACTCCCTTGCATTTAGCCTTTCAACACAATTATCCCCCCCTTATGGAAACCCTCTTAAAGGTGGGGGCTGATCCAGATACCCGGGCCCCCGACGGAACCCCCATTTTAGTTCGGGCGGCAGAGCGGGGTCATGGGGCAATTGTTGAGCAGTTGATTAATGCCGGGGCCTCTGTAGACACCTCAAATGCTGATGGGGCGACGGCGTTAACCCTTGCGGCGGAAGCGGGCCATACGGCAATTGTCCAACACCTGCTGAAGGCGGGGGCTAACCCGAATCATCGCAACCAGGATGGTAGTACCCCACTCATGGTAGCCGCCGCGACGAACGATCTCACCATGGCTGCACAACTTCTGGATGCTGGGGCACTCTTAGAAGCTGAGGATGCTGAAGGGGAAACCGCCCTTAACTGGGCCGTGGTGGAAGGGCAGACGGCCATGGTGGAGCTATTGTTACAACGGGGGGCGATCGCCGAGAGAACCAACCGCCTCGGGGATACGCCCTTGTTTGTTGGCGTGTTGCAACAGCACCTGGAAACCGTGCGTCTGCTCCTAGAGGCTGGGGCCGATGTTAACAGTGGCCCCCCGCAAGACTCACCCCTATTAGTGGCCACCGCGCAACAGAATATAGCAATGGTCCGTTTGCTGCTGCAAGCGGGAGCGGATCTCTTGGTTCAGGACGGCCATGGGCAAACCCCCCTCCATCTTGCAGCTCGCCATAACAACAGCGATCTACTAGCCCTACTCTTAGCAGATGACAGCCCCTGCGATCCTCTGGATGAAACGGGGTCAACTCCTCTCATGTGGGCCGCCCATTTTGGTCATCTGGCGGCCATGCGATCGCTCCTCGGGGCTGGGGCAAATCCTGACCTAAAAAACAACGGAGGTCATACGGCCCTGTCCATTGCCGAGTACAATCACAATCACGGGGCAGTTGAAATCCTTAAACAGCACCCATCCACCCATCAATAG
- a CDS encoding DUF2997 domain-containing protein: METLEFTIYPDGRVVEQVTGISGASCAEVTAAIEEKLGIVLNQEKTSEFYQQTQENSATTTAQVQSYRQW, encoded by the coding sequence ATGGAAACACTCGAATTTACGATTTACCCCGATGGCAGAGTGGTCGAACAGGTCACCGGTATTTCCGGAGCTTCCTGTGCTGAGGTTACAGCTGCCATTGAGGAAAAGCTTGGAATTGTTCTCAATCAAGAGAAAACATCCGAGTTTTACCAGCAAACCCAAGAAAACTCGGCAACAACCACCGCTCAGGTTCAATCCTACCGTCAGTGGTAG
- a CDS encoding glycosyltransferase, translating into MNMIQRFWRKRAVRFLFGGGVSAAFNLLLMFLFIDVIGWDTTVLRNAANIISIELSLLFSFVIYRIWVWRGGTWGWREVLLRQLPLYHLSAGGSVVLRVFAIFPLLNWLGVNYGVNTLVGVLVSAVFNYIVSDRLVFRDRPSDNASLYRPEGLEAAFPEQNKTPQETERPIHAPVSLFSIVIPAYNEEGSITETITAITQLLERHQIPYEILVVNDNSRDGTEQVLQNLSQDNPRVRYVNNHYPNGFGFALRCGLEQFNGDAVAIVMADASDAPEDILTYYHLLQEGYDCVFGSRFVRGGAVIDYPRHKLVVNRLANLFIQVLFGLAYNDTTNAFKAYRREVIEGIHPILSHHFNLTVELPLKSIVRGYSYVTTPISWRNRKAGVSKLKIKEMGSRYLFIVLYVLLERWLSRGDYRRQAATAATTPTPAEAVPSGKQNP; encoded by the coding sequence ATGAACATGATTCAACGATTTTGGCGCAAACGAGCCGTTCGCTTCCTGTTCGGGGGAGGGGTATCCGCCGCCTTCAACCTGCTGTTGATGTTTTTGTTCATTGATGTCATTGGCTGGGATACCACGGTACTGCGCAATGCCGCTAATATCATTTCCATCGAGTTGTCGCTGCTGTTTAGCTTCGTCATTTACCGGATTTGGGTTTGGCGTGGCGGAACCTGGGGATGGCGAGAGGTGCTGTTGCGTCAACTTCCCCTCTATCATCTCTCCGCTGGCGGTTCCGTGGTGTTGCGGGTGTTTGCCATCTTTCCCCTATTGAATTGGTTGGGGGTGAATTATGGCGTTAATACCCTGGTGGGGGTGTTGGTGAGTGCCGTCTTTAACTACATTGTCAGCGATCGCCTCGTCTTCCGCGATCGCCCTTCGGACAATGCCTCACTTTACCGGCCCGAAGGCTTAGAAGCGGCCTTCCCCGAGCAAAACAAGACCCCCCAGGAGACTGAACGGCCCATTCACGCACCGGTCTCCCTCTTTTCCATCGTCATTCCCGCCTACAACGAAGAAGGCTCAATCACAGAAACCATCACCGCCATCACCCAACTCCTAGAGCGACATCAGATTCCCTACGAGATTTTAGTGGTCAACGATAACAGTCGTGATGGGACAGAACAGGTTTTGCAGAACCTCAGCCAAGACAATCCCCGAGTTCGCTACGTCAACAATCACTATCCCAACGGCTTCGGCTTCGCCTTACGTTGTGGCTTAGAACAGTTTAACGGCGATGCGGTAGCCATTGTCATGGCCGATGCCTCTGACGCTCCCGAAGACATCCTCACCTACTACCACCTCCTGCAAGAAGGCTACGACTGCGTGTTTGGCTCTCGCTTTGTCCGGGGAGGAGCAGTCATCGACTATCCCCGTCATAAGTTAGTCGTCAACCGTCTAGCGAATCTGTTTATTCAGGTTCTCTTCGGCCTGGCCTACAACGACACCACCAACGCCTTCAAAGCCTATCGTCGCGAGGTTATCGAGGGAATCCACCCCATTCTCTCCCACCATTTCAACCTCACCGTGGAACTTCCCCTCAAATCCATTGTCCGGGGATATAGCTACGTCACGACCCCCATTAGCTGGCGTAACCGGAAAGCTGGGGTGTCGAAGTTAAAAATTAAAGAAATGGGCAGTCGTTACCTCTTTATTGTCCTCTACGTACTGCTGGAACGGTGGCTCTCCCGAGGGGATTACCGCCGTCAAGCCGCCACCGCCGCCACCACTCCCACCCCAGCCGAAGCCGTCCCCTCTGGAAAACAGAATCCCTAA
- a CDS encoding NAD-dependent epimerase/dehydratase family protein: protein MTQRVLITGGAGFVGSSLALGFAQRYPNWQITALDNLKRRGSELNLPRLKAAGIEFVHGDIRNPEDLDPQRLHPDLILECSAEPSVLAGYGSPGYLLQTNLVGTVNCLELARQTQADFVFLSTSRVYPISYLSQLNYEETETRFQLQEQQPFAGVSQYGIAEDFPLDRARSLYGTTKLASELLIAEYAEAYHLRTLVNRCGVLTGPWQMGKVDQGVFALWVARHYFQKPLNYIGYGGTGKQVRDFLHVEDLLDLLDLQLQQLDQLQGETFNVGGGFENQVSLLETTQICQEMTGRAIEITPVPETRPGDIPIFITDSRKVMSQVDWTPKRGIEHTLQDIYDWIVREEDQVKGIFL from the coding sequence ATGACTCAGCGTGTTTTAATTACCGGAGGTGCCGGATTTGTCGGCAGTTCCCTGGCCCTAGGGTTTGCACAACGCTATCCCAATTGGCAGATTACCGCCTTAGATAACCTGAAGCGGCGGGGATCTGAGTTGAATCTTCCTCGTCTTAAGGCGGCGGGAATTGAGTTTGTCCATGGGGACATCCGCAACCCGGAAGATTTAGATCCTCAACGACTGCATCCCGATTTGATTTTGGAATGTTCCGCCGAACCCTCGGTGTTGGCGGGATATGGCTCGCCGGGATATCTCCTACAAACGAATTTAGTAGGAACCGTCAACTGTTTGGAGTTGGCCCGTCAGACTCAGGCGGATTTCGTCTTCCTCTCCACCAGTCGTGTCTATCCCATCTCCTATCTCAGTCAACTCAACTACGAGGAAACAGAGACTCGGTTTCAGTTACAGGAGCAACAGCCGTTTGCGGGAGTCTCTCAATATGGGATTGCCGAGGACTTTCCCCTCGATCGCGCGCGATCGCTCTATGGAACCACCAAACTGGCCTCGGAACTGCTAATTGCCGAATATGCCGAGGCCTATCATTTAAGAACCCTGGTTAATCGCTGTGGCGTGTTAACGGGGCCTTGGCAAATGGGAAAAGTGGATCAGGGGGTGTTCGCCTTATGGGTGGCCCGCCATTATTTCCAGAAGCCTCTTAACTATATTGGCTATGGGGGAACGGGGAAGCAGGTTCGGGATTTTCTCCATGTAGAGGATTTACTAGATTTGCTGGATTTACAACTTCAGCAGTTGGATCAGCTTCAGGGAGAGACGTTTAATGTCGGTGGGGGGTTTGAGAATCAGGTGTCTCTGCTGGAAACCACCCAGATTTGTCAGGAGATGACCGGAAGGGCGATCGAAATTACCCCAGTCCCGGAGACTCGTCCCGGTGATATCCCCATTTTTATTACCGACTCCCGTAAAGTCATGTCTCAGGTGGACTGGACTCCTAAACGGGGAATTGAGCACACCCTTCAGGATATCTATGATTGGATTGTGCGCGAAGAAGACCAAGTTAAGGGTATTTTTCTCTAA